Below is a genomic region from Neisseria zoodegmatis.
GCTTGCGCAGGTTAAAGGTTTCAACATCAACCCCAGCGCTTTTTTATCTTCCCTGCCCAAAGCCAAGCTCGAGTTTGATGCCACCATCGTGCCCTCTTTCGAAAAAGGCATCGGCTTGGAAGGCTCGATAGATTTGCTGAACAGCGCCGCCGCACCCGCCGATGCACAAGGCATTCCGGTACGCAAACTGCTGTCGGGCTTCACCATCAACGATGAAGGTCTGATCCGCATTCAAGATACCGAAGCCCAACTGATGAACAAAGGCACCGTAGGGCTGGCCGGCACCATCGACACCGCCAAGCAAGAGCTTGCCCTCGCCGCCTCCCTGCGCGACATTACCGCCGCCGACGTAGTCAAACAAAAACTCGACGGCAAATTAAACGGCACCATCAAAGTCGGCGGCGCCTTTAAAAACCTCGAAACCGCTTGGGAACTCGATACCGGCAACGCCCTTTCAGACGGCCTCATCCAAATGCACACCGACGCCAAAAACGGCCAGCAAACCCTGCATTTCAAACAAGCCCGCGTACGCCCGACTAACGGCGGCGAAATCAATGCCACAGGCTCGCTGGAGCTGTTTAAAAACCAAGCGCTCAAGCTCGCCGTGGTCAGCAAAAACTTCAACCCCGGCAAGCTAAACACGCAGTTCCCCGCCGGCAGCGTCAACGGCACGATTAACCTCGACGGCGAAATCGCCAACCAAAAATACAGCGGCAAAATGCAGTTCGGCCCCAGCACGCTTTCCGGCGTACCGCTGAAAGGCAGCGCCGATGTCGTTTATGAAAAAGCCCACCTCTCTCGCGCCGTGGCCGACATCCTGCTCGGCAACAACAGCATCAAAACCAACGGCAGCTTCGGCAAACAGGGCGACCGCCTGAATGTAGACATCAACGCCCCCGATTTAAGCCGCTTCGGCTTCGGACTCAGCGGCCTGATTACCGCCAAAGGCTACATTGCCGGCGACCCCGCCAAGCTGGAAGCCGATTTAGTCGGACAAGCCCGCAGCCTGCGCGTTGCCGATGCCGTACAAATCAACGACCTCAACTTCAAACTACAAGGCTCGCCCGATTACAGCCGCCCCTTAAACGTCGAACTCAAAGGCAACCGCATCAGCATCCTCGGCGGCGGTTCGCCCACCGTGATCGACAGCGTCGATTTATCCGTTAACGGCACAGGCTTGAGCCACCGCATCCGTGGCGGCGGCAACATGTCGCTCGGCGGCAAACCCTACACCCTCGCCGTCGATGCCAACGGCGGCTTGGACAACAAACAGCAATGGAAAGGCACGCTCAGCGTGCTGGATATCGGCGGTGCATTCAATCTCAAGCTGCAAAACCGCATGAACCTCGAAGCCGGTGCCAACCGCGTAGCCATGAGTGCTGCGCGCTGGTCGGCCATGGGCGGCAGCCTGAATATGGAAAACTTTGTTTGGGACAAGAGAAACGGCATCACCACCAAAGGCAACGCCGTCAATCTCGATATGTCACAACTGCATAATTTCTACACCCCGCCCGTGAAACACAATCTCGTTTTGGCCGGCGACTGGGATTTGTCGTACAGCCAAAACGCCCGCGGCTACCTCAACATCCGCCGTCAAAGCGGCGACGTGGAGCTGCCGTACCGCAAACAAATGCTCGGCTTGGGCGCACTTTCCCTCAATACCACTTTCCAAAACGGCCGTATCGACAGCAAACTCGACGGCGTTACCGGCTACGGCAACATCAACGGCAACGTCGTGATCAGCCAGCAGTTTGGTAACGACATCAAACTCGCACCCATCAACGGCAAAATCAGCATCGGCGCGCCCAATCTCGAAGCTTTCCGCAACTTCTTGCCCGTGGGCCAAACCCTGCGCGGCAACCTCGAAGGCATCGCCACCATCGGCGGACGCGTCGGCCAGCCCCAATTCAACGGCACGCTCAACGGCAACGACCTCTATTACCGCAACCAAGACTTAGGCTTGATTCTCGACCACGGCGTATTGCGTTCGCGCATTCAAGGCCAATCGTGGCTGATCGACAACCTGCGTTTCCACCGCGGCGGCACCGTAGAACTGAAAGGCACGGTAGGCTTAAACAACGCCGAGCCTAACGTCAACGTTGATGTTTTATTCAACAAATACAACGCGCTGGATAAAGCCAACCGCCGCCTGACCCTCAGCGGCGACGCCAAAATGCTCTACACCGAAGCCAACGGCGTTATCCTCACCGGCACGCTCAAAGCCGATTCCGGCTATTTCGGCTTCCAAAAATCCGGCATGCCCACTTTAGACGACGATGTGGTCGTGCTCGGCGAAGTGGAAAAACCCAAATCCACGCCCACGCCCATCAGCATGAATCTCGTGCTCGACCTCAACGATAACCTGCGCTTCAGCGGCGAAGGCTTGGACGTTACCCTCGGCGGCCAACTCAACCTAACTGCCAAGCCCGGAGAGGCCGTACAAGGCGTCGGCACGGTGAAAGTCATCAAAGGCCGCTACAAAGCCTACGGACAAGACCTCGACATTACCAAAGGCCAAATTTCCTTCGTCGGCCCCTTGTCCGACCCCAACCTCAACATCCGCGCCGAACGCCGCCTTTCTGCCGTCGGCGCCGGTGTAGAAGTGCTCGGCAGCCTCAACAACCCGCGCATTTCACTGGTAACCAACGAGGCCATGAGCGAGAAAGACAAACTGTCGTGGCTGATTCTCA
It encodes:
- a CDS encoding translocation/assembly module TamB domain-containing protein — protein: MTDHQDNKNTEQLRQNGYTETLPDTRPSEKQPKKRKWLKITAVLFASLLFVFSALAGAVVWLASTESGLRYGLYNIPSWFGVNIQSKNLKGTLWKGFTGDEWRIETEGADIEISALTFDWQPDELKQKKLHIRQILAGDISVITKPTPPKEKQPPQGLPKSVSLPLEVLVDKLETGKISVGPRANKQTVYLNHLSASYAYDHQIHSLKLADINTPWNSASGNATLGVKSPFYLNAILNGSGTLDNDYIVAATRLTGSLQDVETDIRIDGDNVRLHATSVLHPFAEKLNDKIKLAQVKGFNINPSAFLSSLPKAKLEFDATIVPSFEKGIGLEGSIDLLNSAAAPADAQGIPVRKLLSGFTINDEGLIRIQDTEAQLMNKGTVGLAGTIDTAKQELALAASLRDITAADVVKQKLDGKLNGTIKVGGAFKNLETAWELDTGNALSDGLIQMHTDAKNGQQTLHFKQARVRPTNGGEINATGSLELFKNQALKLAVVSKNFNPGKLNTQFPAGSVNGTINLDGEIANQKYSGKMQFGPSTLSGVPLKGSADVVYEKAHLSRAVADILLGNNSIKTNGSFGKQGDRLNVDINAPDLSRFGFGLSGLITAKGYIAGDPAKLEADLVGQARSLRVADAVQINDLNFKLQGSPDYSRPLNVELKGNRISILGGGSPTVIDSVDLSVNGTGLSHRIRGGGNMSLGGKPYTLAVDANGGLDNKQQWKGTLSVLDIGGAFNLKLQNRMNLEAGANRVAMSAARWSAMGGSLNMENFVWDKRNGITTKGNAVNLDMSQLHNFYTPPVKHNLVLAGDWDLSYSQNARGYLNIRRQSGDVELPYRKQMLGLGALSLNTTFQNGRIDSKLDGVTGYGNINGNVVISQQFGNDIKLAPINGKISIGAPNLEAFRNFLPVGQTLRGNLEGIATIGGRVGQPQFNGTLNGNDLYYRNQDLGLILDHGVLRSRIQGQSWLIDNLRFHRGGTVELKGTVGLNNAEPNVNVDVLFNKYNALDKANRRLTLSGDAKMLYTEANGVILTGTLKADSGYFGFQKSGMPTLDDDVVVLGEVEKPKSTPTPISMNLVLDLNDNLRFSGEGLDVTLGGQLNLTAKPGEAVQGVGTVKVIKGRYKAYGQDLDITKGQISFVGPLSDPNLNIRAERRLSAVGAGVEVLGSLNNPRISLVTNEAMSEKDKLSWLILNRASSGSDSDEAALSAAAGAFLAGRVNDKLGLVDDFGFTSKRRRDAQTGELNPAEQVLTVGKQLTNNLYLGYEYGINSASQSVKLVYQLTRAIQAVARVGNLSWGGEVKYSIRFD